From one Microlunatus sp. Gsoil 973 genomic stretch:
- a CDS encoding TM0106 family RecB-like putative nuclease: MTTAARLATGETTGETTEGTTSFALGAYAARSCAVKTHNAFDRTIPLHIREVDDRLAELFEGGQQFEDAVIARMASVSRGRVIDLRLADDLPPRIQAGATAEAVASGADLIIGCLLPRDLDHHRSGRPDVLVRGEDRPDGRPGYHVVDIKHHKIHERKKPLAQPRPNSSVLLSSFSAPAPVHADEVPGFGFRLTSREADLLQLAHYQRMLGDLGWDAPGRPLAGLVGTDDWMPDVDGMITWMDLAEPLLRTFSRSDDSGWTARSALERYDHEHAFRVDVATIALRRSGGPHDPRPLVEPIVVAECSGCQWWDLCRSKLADDDVSLRIGKGSLDVREIATLRAHGISTVDQLAGVDLDELFVWYLPEVTHRAGAEDRLRQAARRARLITAGIEFERVTSGPIEVPGADVEIDFDIETTAEGTIYLWGFRTHRAGSTGGVYHPFVDFSDVDADAERRLAVRALTWLRSQADGPDSVRVYHYSGFETAALRRLADNYPDEPVFAWALEFAETSFCDLLALVKQHFFGVNGVGLKPVASAGAGFSWRDDDAGGLNSTRWFVDAVHAEAAEQRELAKERVLNYNEDDVIATAQVRAWLRAN, translated from the coding sequence ATGACGACGGCTGCCAGACTTGCGACCGGGGAGACGACCGGCGAAACGACCGAGGGCACCACCTCCTTCGCACTGGGTGCCTATGCCGCTCGCAGCTGTGCCGTCAAAACCCACAACGCCTTCGACCGGACCATTCCGCTGCACATCCGGGAGGTCGACGATCGGCTGGCCGAACTCTTCGAGGGCGGTCAGCAGTTCGAGGACGCGGTGATCGCTCGGATGGCTTCCGTCTCCCGCGGCCGGGTGATCGATCTCCGGCTGGCCGACGACCTGCCGCCCCGAATCCAGGCCGGTGCGACGGCCGAGGCGGTCGCCTCCGGAGCGGATCTGATCATCGGCTGCCTGCTACCCCGCGATCTTGATCATCACCGGTCCGGGCGTCCCGACGTGCTGGTCCGCGGTGAGGACCGTCCCGACGGCAGGCCGGGCTATCACGTCGTCGACATCAAGCACCACAAGATCCACGAGCGCAAGAAGCCGCTCGCCCAGCCGCGGCCGAACAGCTCGGTGCTGCTCAGCTCCTTCTCAGCACCGGCGCCGGTGCACGCCGACGAGGTGCCCGGATTCGGCTTCCGACTGACCTCCAGGGAGGCCGACCTGTTGCAGCTTGCCCACTACCAGCGGATGCTCGGCGATCTCGGCTGGGACGCTCCGGGGCGGCCGTTGGCGGGGCTGGTCGGCACCGACGACTGGATGCCCGACGTCGACGGGATGATCACCTGGATGGATCTGGCGGAGCCGCTGCTGCGGACGTTCTCCCGCAGCGACGATTCCGGGTGGACGGCGCGCAGCGCCTTGGAGCGGTACGACCACGAGCACGCGTTCCGCGTCGACGTCGCCACGATCGCGTTGCGTCGGTCCGGCGGTCCACACGATCCCCGGCCGCTGGTGGAACCGATCGTCGTCGCCGAGTGCTCCGGCTGTCAGTGGTGGGATCTCTGCCGGTCGAAACTCGCCGACGACGACGTCAGCCTGCGGATCGGCAAGGGTTCCCTTGACGTCCGCGAGATCGCCACGTTACGCGCCCACGGCATTTCGACGGTTGATCAACTCGCCGGAGTCGATCTTGACGAGTTGTTCGTCTGGTATCTGCCGGAGGTGACGCATCGGGCCGGCGCGGAGGACCGTCTCCGGCAGGCCGCGCGGCGGGCAAGGTTGATCACCGCCGGCATCGAGTTCGAACGCGTCACGTCCGGCCCGATCGAGGTCCCGGGCGCCGATGTCGAGATCGACTTCGACATCGAGACGACCGCCGAGGGCACGATCTATCTCTGGGGATTCCGTACCCACCGGGCCGGGTCGACCGGCGGTGTCTACCACCCGTTCGTCGACTTTTCCGACGTCGACGCAGACGCCGAACGTCGGCTCGCGGTCCGTGCGTTGACCTGGTTGCGCAGCCAGGCCGATGGCCCGGACAGTGTGCGCGTCTATCACTACAGCGGCTTCGAGACAGCGGCGTTGCGCCGACTCGCCGACAACTACCCGGACGAGCCGGTCTTCGCCTGGGCGTTGGAATTCGCCGAGACGTCCTTCTGCGACCTGCTCGCACTGGTCAAGCAACATTTCTTCGGCGTCAACGGGGTCGGCCTGAAGCCGGTGGCCAGCGCGGGAGCCGGGTTCAGCTGGCGGGACGACGACGCCGGTGGCCTGAATTCGACCCGCTGGTTCGTCGACGCGGTGCATGCCGAGGCGGCCGAGCAGCGCGAGCTGGCCAAGGAGCGGGTGCTCAACTACAACGAGGACGACGTGATCGCGACCGCACAGGTCAGAGCGTGGCTGCGAGCGAATTGA